DNA sequence from the Ischnura elegans chromosome 8, ioIscEleg1.1, whole genome shotgun sequence genome:
gataaatgcgggaaaacgatacttcggggaacgatagatgcgggaaaaaattacattgtctttatggaacttaatttgggaccaggagcggcgaacgatgaatgcgggaaaacgatgaatgcgggaacgataaatcggggttccactgtatttgcgttatcggaatttacgttttcccgcaaattgcaagtttttttctgggtcccgtcatatttcctatctctccaatgtaaatagaaccctgtatttacgccgtgtttttttcgttttcccgccatgtgcaccacgacgtgccgactaaaaaaaaattatttgcgtactaaaacaattaatcgtgcatatcagcccataaaaactgtcttttggcttcctttcgcgcatttttatttaaaaatccaagagagagagacgtaatgagaattattttcgggaagaatttgaatgtggcgggacagaacgccactaacgtcgaaaagttgaactacgtcatctcgttttctgtcagcggcgaaaagattcatgatacgaaagtaggtgttttgagcaatcgagctatgtaataattataatgcaagaactcctgaaggaatgttgacagtaatcatgtagtcgataatttgatacgagagtttgaaaggaaaccagacgtgatgaaacgtgataaatgccgtaactataaaacttgaccgacaactgggatcatttgcgctgacttcattcaacagttgcgtagcaattatgggttaattaaatacttaaaaaacttatttaaacttgaattatcccattcaagtagcagtgtatcgcaatctattgtaaatttcaaaaattatgaagtcgcaagacagtttgtactacgcacttgatcgccgagtaGTTCAGACACTCGTGTGTTGCCAAGTTACCCTCAATTCGTacaggaaatagaatttatccggcttgaaaatgggaattcgaggtgaaaaacggacatttttaactgacgacaaaatgaaaattttagagctagtcgattcccacaccggaacccgcatcgattcaaacgctggcgaagcaactcgaatgttgggactggcaatccgatcggattcccagtctcaacattcaataccgtggtgaaaaatcgcgatgccattgtaaaatatgcaaaccagtgcggccatttatcaaaaaagagaatatatgtgaagaattccaggtaagaagaaatagaacgaattcgaaaagaatagtttttaggtgcaagatcatcaaatgtccctgcaaatggtgtcatctaaaggcctgtttacatagtacattaacccgtacaagttaatgtctaaattatgaacacgaaaatgcaccgtgtattcacccaacttgtgcgtatgcatgaacagaaaatagctATTCAAACCTGTtctagaacctgttcaaatttggttcatgcattcgtagtcggatttaggggcaggggacgtgccccccccccccccccccccccccagatgcttaaaaaaatagacaaaatttgcatacggttatcataggaggctctatggggggggggggggggggggggcacgtgtccccccagacactttaaaaatatgcaagatttttaataccgtccggttatcattgcgttccttttgtatgacgtggtatcattgtgcccccccccccccccccctctagaacaaaatcctggatatggcactgcttgtgccccccagaaagaaatcctggatccgcctgatggtcatcattacgtttgctttgctttgtgtattactaaaggaggcttaatcatttaattcaataagaataactttgatataaaaataaagagaattgtttaaagtcatcgttatatcttgcttttaatctcaattaaacaagatcttttgcctgtcaggccctctgtgcccttcccagaaaaaatcctggatctgcccctgcctacaatcgtacgtgctaatgtatcgtgtaaacaggctcaaaggcccttgagaaaaagtatttccccacaagattgggaatcgaagattccatgGCATCTAtaataatggttggttggatagattcaaaaataggtacagtcttgtatataaggggtgctttccattcaggcgACTCATGTGTCACCTTGTGTTAACTCTGGTCAACTCCTAGCCagccacgaatggaaagcacTGTATGCGCAGTAATTGATGCGCGTAGAACTTGGTAGAACAGGTAAAACACGAGTTTAGAACACcgggaaatttatccaaagagaACGATGCAAGTGATTCACAGAGAATATCtggaatgttttttgtttatattgttGACTAATGTTGGATTCTGATCATTGGTGATTTGGATTGTTCTCTTGACCGTTTTAAGTAAAACTTGTgctgaaaattgtcttttattttagatgaacGAAGAGCAGTTTATAGCCTATGTAATGGAAGAAATACATAGTAGCAGTAGCAGTGATGATTCCGAATCGAATCCAACAAATTAGTAAAACACAAGTAAAAAGCAATTACTTTCCTTTAAAGGAATTTACTCCTCATAAAATGGGTAGACTTTTTACGGTGAAAACAATGATGCAATTTACGCAAATAATTCGACTTAGTTATAGGCATGGCaggtgtatttaaaaataatatcactcaaaTTCACAAAATCTTAAAATAGCAATAAGAATCATCTCACAATTGTATAATAACtactgcaaatttaaaaaaatgcattattatctctgcatataagctatttatttaaaacgtcataccttgaacatatcgcacacttgccaataactaatttaaaaaatgtttcaactccaGTTCCAATGCAGGTGAAAGGCGCCAAAACAACTATGCATGCGCAATTCGTCTGTCCGCTGTCCGAAACTCAGCTTTTCGTCAGAGTCGGTGTGAGTCCGCCTGTGTCGGCAACTCCAACGAATGGAAAGCAAAAAacacgacttgtgtcgacgcaagtcaacttgcgtcgacgaatggaaagcacccaagatggtgagtggtgaaagcaaagatgttaacaaagagacagcaactcagtggaaagaatctgaatatattagagttctggaagggttacagcccaaaagatgttttcaatgcagacaaaacaggattaggtatttttcaatttttgctgccagcaaaaacactgtgcttctgagggaaacaatgttatggaataatgcttagtgaacaattaaaaaattaacatttccaaagccagtatgtgaataaaagtgaaaattctctatttcccgctatttgcattttcccgcaatttacactttttttcttgggtccctagaaaagtgtaaataaggggttttactgtatacaaaaaatgttttgggtGTTTCTTTTATTTGTGACTTCCTTTTGGTAGCCTCtcttggcatttatttatattatcttctATTGTGTCCTTCCAAAGGTATATATAAAATAATCTTAAGTGTTCATCCAATGATTTGATCACAGATATGCATTAGAGTTCATACTTTCCAATTTCTATATTGTAATGCAATTAAAAGAGCACAGAGAATTCTTAGATTTTGCTTGAAGTGCATTTTCTCTCTCGTTGTAACTATAAATTTGTCAATGTTTATTACTGATAACAATAACTACTccactattttttcatttactttgtgTATTTTATCCAATGATTTTGATCTCAAATCTCCATTTTGGTTTCTTAAccagtttttttctttcaaaaaaggGCAAATTATGGTGATACCCACAAGCTTGACGGTTTGAATTATCTGTGCATCCCAATAGAAGCCCAAAATTGCCAAACACCCTTAACATTTGTTTACATAGAGAATATCAAGATGGTTTGAAAAAAACTTACCTGATAAGAGACAGTGATTTTTTCAGACTGATATCTAGTGAGTTTAATGGCTCGCCGAACTTCAGGTGTCACACATCCTTTGAAGCCTCCTTTACGCAGGAGTGAGTCTATCGTCTGGATGCGGTCCCACcctggaagaaaattattttacccaAGTGAATATCTGTAGATGCAAAAAATTAATTGCCTAAGAGTTTTATCACACCAAACAGGAGAATAGCTCGGTTAAAATCTTCATTTCACCAAATAGAATAGGAAGAGGTATACTCAGGACATATTGAATTTTGTATAGCTTGGGACAGGGAATTTCAGCCAATTTCCTTTATAGAAAAAATACTATTGGATTCTTTGCCAATTAATTCTCTATCCAGTCTCCCAAACACTCCACTTTTCGCCTTTTCTCACCCTCTGCTATAATCCCTTTCCTGCAAACCTATCTTTTCAATGGAATGGGTGTAAAAAATGCAGAGAAAGGATAACACAGAAACCAAAGTaatgattgtaaataaaattataaggaaTGGATCAACAGCATGTTTTGCTCATTCCACATGGCTTTCCCCTCAATTAGGGTGTATAATCAAAGCTATACAGTACATAAATTCAAAAGATAAGCTTTGGTGAACTTAAAAATGAGACTAATTACCTTATGGAAAAATTCCTGCACTCCTTCGACAGCATATACACAAGCACAATGTTTTACATGAATGCGTTCAATTGCAGAGCAATAGATGGAATGTTCTTGTCAAGATGGAAAATCACTATCAGTAACCAGGTATCGCAATATGATGAGTCACTCAAGTATATGGACATAAATTCGGCCATTCATTTAACCTTAACTAATTCCttcgaacattttaaaaatactcaCCCATTCCAGAGTTTTGCAACTGATAGAATTGAAAGTTCAATGATAAGGAAGAATTACTATTGATACATATTTCAATATTCTAATATTGTGGCCATTGCTGATTAGGGCACTTAAACAGCTCAGACCTTGCTCTGGAGCCACTTCTGGAAGGTATGTGGCCGTCCTCTTTGCTCCTTTCTCATTATGGAACTCGATCCGGATCCCATGCACACCAACTTCCCAGTCCAAGCAGTCTGATCCATCCTCAAAATGTCGCAAGATAGAAACAGACACATGAAGACGGCAGAATTCCTCTCTTGTTATCGGCGAAAACCGTGAATCCTTGAATGCACTGCAAGGAACAGAAATAGGAGTTTTACTTTAAACCTCCATATCAACCAATTTACTCCAAGACCCTAGTAAAACTGTTTCTCAAAAAGACCATGACTTCAACCCATCAGGCAATAAGAATCACAACAGTTAAAGACAATAGAAATAGATAACCAATCACTAGCTTCACATTACTGTATTACTGGCTGATACAATTAATCTATAATAATAAGGAACATTGATTGATGGGTTAATTAGAAATAtgtatgtacagtggaacctcgttaaagcgagtacgggctatagcgacacccccgctattacgagggatagccgatgcaccgtcaattgaccctataataagcgtgttaaaaaattcgtttttacgagaccctatgGTGTTGGCTCTCGTCATAGCGAGgatttcaccgccggaagactttcatcaagactccttaacctctgtaattgctagcgatctgttagaaatgaagttaatggagtgctcagtctcaaatttatgtggtaaactgtcgttcgataaatataatgattgacgaaacaatgctttgcatgatttttattcagtgcggcgcttataaattgtttgaatagttagtcgttatttgagtaaggaaatttagtgatgcaaaaaaacatcgtctttcgtctggatttatgcttacgtttatcggatagatgtttatctgtcgccgcaccactcttGTTCCTaaatatctgttcgcaacaggtatattggctattatttgctccacctccggtaaagcgacactTCGCTATAGCGAgagtttattagtgcaccgtggggtgtcgttatatcgaggttgcactgtatattacTAAGTAGCAAGATGGAACAcataatatcattttattaacattttatggAGACTGGATTGGGTTAAgcttgttaaaaatattattgcttccaTTGTTTCAGGATGAATAATCTCATCCATTTCACCAGCATAAAGAATTTACATTTGTAAGAAAGAATGTAATCAGAATAAgcaaatcaacaaaaagaaactAGCATGTTGACTAACTACACATAAGGACTTCATTATCGTGGAAAAGGCATGATGTAAATACATATTACCATCACAAGATTTATGTACTCGAATATTAGACATCCTATTCCAAGTACGTTCATCAGGATATAGTGAAAAATTGTAGTTTACATTAAAATGGATTAGTTAAATTTTGAGGACATAAATGTTGAGTgccttataaattaaaaaaaatacataaatatgtacttggtaatttattttacggatttttttttcatcaagcagaaaaattccaaattaaattttaaattgaggcTTTAATTTCCCAAAAAACAAAACACCATTTTTTACAAGCAAGTGATCTGATCCAATACCTATAGTGAATATCCACCATAAATGCATGATAGAAATTTTAGGTGTCTTcataaatggcaaaataattaaCTAAATTCACATAAAAAACATAGATAACtcggaaaattaagaaaataagtaATGCACAGtaacatttatatttatacaaGTATTTTTTCTAGAACAATTTTTTACTCCCTTCTTGTACGGTGAATAAGGTTATAATACCATTGATTTTCCTCACTGGCTATTTAGAATTTAGTTTTAAGTGTTCAAGTATTGGTTATTAAGTGTTCAACACATTAGGcttgaaaaaagtaaaagtgaCTGAATCTTGGACCAttagatttttttaggaaattttttgagaaagcaAACCAAATTTTGGAAAGTGATACTATTACTTACTAAGTGAAATTTACTTCattatattcagaaaatatttgcctgtataacaaaaatataaataattactcaTTAGACACAATTTCAGGGGCATATGAAAACACacatcctttttttccatttctgtcAGGGAAATCAACTAAACCATAATATCGTACATCATTAGTCATGATACATCTAAATGCAACTATTGATATAAAAACAGAGGAAGCTTCATTTATTCCTTTTCCAAggacattttgaaaatgtgcaaaacattttcaaaacgtGTTTGGGATTCAGGGGCATTCAACGGTTTAGTCCAACTTCCTACCTGAAACCCATACTCCATAGTTTAGTCCACTTCACAGATTTTAACACAATAGTACTGAAATTTTTCCAATTGAAAGTTGAGAAATTGAGAGAAATTTGACACAAATAATCTTAACAGTTTGCACAACTGAAAGGTTTTAGTCAACCATGTCCAAAAGCTTCTAAATTGAAACTGTTTATTCCCGGTTCGGTCCACAACTATTTCCAATCGAAGTTTAAAGGTTTTTTCCAATATAAACAATTATACTTATACTGCAtagctttcaaaaattttaccacagAATTTTTTAGGTTTAGccaattctaaaaattatttgcagtgttgtcagtggcggatccaggataggaacaagggtgGGCTAGGTGGGGACCTTAGGGGGGagagtaacctcccagcagtagtgggggtccagtTACTTCTGGGAATTTTGAGGCTAGTGACAACACTTTAAGGTTGTCTCAtaactaattttccaaagaaaagtttaaaaaacaaatatttacacaaaattacaattttttccagTGTACAtaggatacccaaggggggctatagTCCCTTTCTGAATCCACCACTGAGTGTTGATGATTAAATAGCATACCTAGTGACAGCATATTCCCTCAGGCCACAGTGAAGACTCATGGCATTGAAGGTTCCGATGCAGCCCCTGAGGCGCCGATCCTTCCCTATCTTCCAGGTGACAAACAGGGGGCTGGCAATGGGATGGGTGAGAGGAGAGTCCCATGAGAGTCAGACAGCGTACTGCCACCACAGCAATCAGATGTGTGGAAACCACCATCTCATCAGTATCATttgatcaaattaatttttaatcaaccaCACTTTTGCAGAGTATATGGCTCAGAAATAACATTTCCCCGCTTTTTTCATGAACAACCGAAAATCACAGTCTCAGCAAATCCTTGGGTTTTGCATTGGATTGACAAGGTTCTAAATGGGACCACATTTGTTttaagaaacttttattttgatttctggCTTCACTTCATTTGTTAGCATACTGACTGCCATGGATCTGTTGTACATGTTTCCTGTGAAGCCATTATTTTTATCAGCAGCATATCATTGATTTATTACACATTAACATTGGAAATGAATTAGAAAGggattttactcttttttttaattactgcaGTCATAATGATCACTTTGGCCACAATCCATTCCTTATTAATCCTTCCTGGTCAATTGCGGCCTCAGAAATCCACAGGGACTTAGTCAATTTATGCCCAGTCACTATTGTGGTGTGGCAGGAGCTTTAATTGCCAGTCACAACGACCGGCACCGCGGTTATTGTGTTAATTTTACATCTGCTAGTTTTATTTATGACATGAATGAGTCAAAAAAGGTATCATTACattacttcttctttttttctccttaaaaatGCAGGAAAAGTCATTTTCTCATTTAGATTTAACTTTAAATAGGAGTTTCCCCACATAAAATCACCATCAACCTACATGCCAGGGAGAACTTTGTCAAACCAATGTAGTACAATAGCATGGAATCAATTGCAGATCAAAAACAACTGTTCTGTGTGCTGTATCCTCTGAAAATTAAAGGACACAGCTATCTTTATTACGTTCATGCATTCCAAATGATATTCCTTGAAAAGGGTGGAAGTCTCTTTAGAAGAAAATCAAAGACTTGCTGCAAATTAAAAGACTTTAAACACCATGTTTCAAAAGTAAGAGAACTGCTTTAACTGGAACTCGCTGACATGGCTGACTAAGATTTAAGAAAACAAATGCAAGAAAAATGGGAATGAATTCCAATGCCAGCTTCCTGAAGGAAAAAGATGAAAGTTTTTATGTAATGGCCACAATTAGTTACATCAATCTAAATAGAACATGGTGTCTATATTACATATACCTATACGTAGAAGCATTCATTTCATGAgatcaataatgttttcttacaACTTTAGAGAAGTGAAACATAAAAGAAACGTGTTCATCAATGTTCTGAGCAAAATTTAGAACCTTGCATGGGACCGTGGCTCATTTCTTTCTCATTGAGACATAATATCACAAATTCATCCTTAATACACTCCCTGCCACAAGCCACCATATGGCATCTCATTAAACTGCTGCATAAAATGCTTGGCATATTTCATAGTAACTCAAATGAGGCCTGGAAGAAAATATGTTTACAAGTTTCTAAATATTAGCTTTCCTCTTCACAGGTTCCTTTTCATAGTTAATTGAAGCAAATTACACCAAAATCCCACAGTTAATGCAAGGAGTTTTCTCTGAACATCAATGCAAAAGCAAATAtcaattttctatgaaatttctcattgaaaagaataaaacagaaaaaagatcACAGGTGTGATAAAACTGTACACTACACATCAGATAACAATGATGATAAAGGGTGAGAATATTTATGAGACAAAAGGATGGTAACTGCTACAATTCCTAGTATGTACAATAGCACAAAAGAAAAGTACCTTCTCAAACAAATCCAAATTGAATACAACAAGGCCAATCCACAAGAATTGGTTCATTGCCAAAAGTTTCATTCTAAATTTGAGACATGCGAAACAGGATGTTGTACTCACTGGCTAATTGCCAAATACCAGATTCAAAAGTTTAACAACACAACACTCAGAAGAGAAAAAGAGATTGATATAATTAAAGTTCATGATAGAGATCAAGTTGAAAATCGATAGAAACTCTCAACACTGACAATATCATCTGAACAATAATTGCCATCTCGATGAAAGGTGGCGTTTCACTTGAATTTGATAGGCCATTAGCTACGTacatacaaaaaaattgcaagaTTGCAGCCATCATTTTCACCATTGTGTATACTTATGCATTGTATGAAGTCTAAAAAGAGCCATCAGCCTCCATTCAAGTGGAATCATATGCTATAAACTAATAAGTCATAtgcacaaaaaaatgcaaataaacagAGTGAGCAAAAAGAAAGGTAATACTGTTTTTTAACAGCTCTGGAAAGATATTCTCAAAGTGGATCATCATTTACCTATCTAATAGTTAGCTACGAGTGACAAGAACTTAAGCACATAAAACTCTTTTAGCATGCACCTGAGACAACTTATCCAAGGTTTCCATTTCTAAGCCCTAACAATATTCCAGTGATTTCCCTTACCTGTGTTTGTGAGGCAACCAACTACAACCATTTCCCTACATCCATAGTATTTAGCACCATACCGTCATTCTGTTGCAATGTTATATGGATGCTTGAAGTTACATATATTATTTATACTATCATcagaaaaatgccacaaaaatgcTGAAAAGATCATGCACACACCGACAGATTAAATTATCAGTTGAGACAATGAGGATGTTACTGATATGCATTCTTCATGATTTTAAAAGATTGAAAAGGTACAAGTCATATGAAACTCCAAATAAAGgaggataatttaaaattatcaagtATCAAGTCTAAGGACATACTTTTCCAtggaaaatcaaaatataataaaattgcaaaaaagaaaTTGATGATGTAATGTTGAACGTGTACCAACTTCAAGTAAGTAACAACAGTGTGTAGGTATATGTATTCTAGGCTAccacattgaaataatttaacaatggcttcaccactatttttttaaaaactgttgACTCCGTGAATACCTATCTATTGATCAAAATGGCTTTCAATATATAAAAGAGGGCTGATGAGGGATCAAACAGCCTCTCACAGAAAGGCATATTTTACACCATTCATACATAATTAATTTTCCCTGCATTGAAACATGGACATCACCTCGGAGCATAAGAGAAGGCAACAGCCCCCCTAAAAATTAAGTCGCTGATACAGAGAGCAATTTCTTTAATCCAATACATCCTGTAATCTAGGGCCGTCCTGGGCAGGCAATTTTTATATATCCACTAGATTAACGTAGtcagattgaaatgaaaaaattttcaattcgtaATATGGATGAAAGTAGGTGTGTGTGTCCTTTTCTTGTGTAAACTGTATGCTGTTTTGGATACATGATGTACTATAATGGGCAAGGAAAACAAAGCTATGCAAGGAAATAGAATGAGGTAGGCACGGCAAACGTATAATTTTTTGTAACAAGTCAccacaaattcaaaatttgatttgtAAACCAATATCATTACAAGTATTTTGGAATGCTGTATTAGCTCCCAATACATTAACAGTAATACGATATTTATAATATCCGGTTGTGTCACAGTTGCATATGCATTGTATTACCAAGATCACACTGTATTTTATACTCAATGTGTTGGACAGAGCGATACAAGGTCCCttgttttctctccctctctggAGGAGCCTAATATGAATCCTGGCTATGTTCACAATAGACTTctgttattatgaagttcatggGACCAAAAAATCGGAGGTTCTCATTCACTTTACCATTTCTTATATGAACagaaaaaattttcagcaacagaagcaaatataataggtaACCAACTGGCAAAAATGACACAACCTTCTCCAATAGTGCAGCTGAAAAAGTGAAGACCTATTCCTTATCATTAAACTGCATTACTCATCAACACAAAGAtgctgtattaaaaaattatgaccacTTACTTAACTGAAACCTGAGCCTTAAGCGTCATTTACTAACCTGAAGGATCCCCAAAAGAAGAGGGCATTATCATCGAGTAAAGACATATTCCGGCCCTCAGATTTACGAATAACCATTCTCGAGTGGGTGTTATTTCCCTATAAAAATACTGTCAGCCTTCTTACTACAGTACTAGTAAATAGTGACTTATCAATCAGAATATATAAAtggtattacaaaaaaatatgttagGAGAAAGAAAGCCATTAGCAATAGATGAAGTAATGGAAGGAGAGTGTGGTAGCCTTGAGGGTAGGGCGCTGGCCTGCTGGACGagtttcgggttcaaatcccaggtgaagcttCGTGACACCCCCAGTTAACATCGAAGAGGaatggctcagggaaaggaactcgTCCCTATACTCCGTAtgcgaaattaaaatatttgacgcCAAGTTGTGGGTGAAATCagccctcacctattcaaaccaaccttcggtttgaaGCATTGATATTTAGGAACTATGAAATGAAGAAGCAAACAACTCCAATAAATGACGACAAGAAAAACTGTAAGATATTGTGCAAATTTTAAGTGCGATTAAAGAGCGAAGTAACAATAAAAAGCtgtaaaaatgcaatataaaatacTGCCGCAAAAACTTAGGTAAGGATGCGGCAGGTAAGTCATAATTACGTGAATATTGATGCGGATACACCATAAgttattattctttaaaatgtgATGTAGGCACCATTAGTGACGTCTGTAATCTTTCTCGAAACCATACATACGATCAAGCATGAATTAGCATAATTAATCGCAATAAAGATGATAAGTGGACTTGCCATGTACGCTgactattaataattaaatttaagatcCATAGGCTTATCTACTTCAATTCAGCGCAACACAAAGTCATTCGCTATTCCATTAAATAACCTTTCTGTATTTTACCGAGGCACTGAAACTGCACAAAGCTTCATATCCGACAACTGGAGATATGAAATGCACGGGATATTATGACTAAGTCAATAGAATCCGATATGTTACCTAAAAATTGAGGCGTTTGTATTCACATTAAGCAGGAAAATTGAATActgtacaatttttttatataaatatgatgaataaaaCTCGGAAACATACTGAGAAACGGAAGACTGAAAATAGGGTGATATAAAAGAGAAATTCCTCGAGTTGAAGCAGGATGAATCACAACTACATATGACCCACTTTAAGACTAAAAATCTCACATTCCTAAGTAATAAGACAGTAAGAGATAATATATACGAAGTCAGAAAATTATCAGGCAAGATTCAAATTGTGTGAACACCAcaagacatgaaaaaaataattattgtaaatatccTATGCACTCAGAACAAAGGAATGCTCACTATGGATCGTTGCTAAAGTTCGGATTCTTCGGGGGCTCCAAGCTATGCAGATGACAGTACAAAACATCGAAGCAGAAAAAACACATTTCGGGATGAGCCACCATCCCGTTTCGTATTC
Encoded proteins:
- the LOC124164400 gene encoding uncharacterized protein CG5902, which translates into the protein MAAGCCGTKKQKLNNSSSITCNGTSSIPNGIRNGMVAHPEMCFFCFDVLYCHLHSLEPPKNPNFSNDPYPLFVTWKIGKDRRLRGCIGTFNAMSLHCGLREYAVTSAFKDSRFSPITREEFCRLHVSVSILRHFEDGSDCLDWEVGVHGIRIEFHNEKGAKRTATYLPEVAPEQGWDRIQTIDSLLRKGGFKGCVTPEVRRAIKLTRYQSEKITVSYQDYLSHWRSRRNHLGHPLPLGSNGICLHGGPPGGGGGSGSGLMGGGLAGGSMSSGGGTGGGRWGRSSPSPPLPPRLAPSAHPAPPSLSTPAPTLLASARPHSSLSCLFLPWWWCWGGEEEEAEEGL